The Candidatus Eisenbacteria bacterium genome includes the window CTCCTCCTCAGCGGAGAAAGCGAGCGGATGCCCCAGCCGCCTCAGGGGGCATGGATCCCGGAGCGTCGGGTCGTGGGCGGGATCGGATCTCTCGAATGGCTGCATGCGGATCCCCTACCTGTCCAGCTCTCCGGCGATGATGTTGAGACTCCCCAGGATCGCGACCACGTCGGCGACCATTCCGCCCTCCACAAGCCGCGGCAGGGCGGAGTAGATGTGGAAGCAGGGGGGGCGGACCTTGCACTTGTACGGCTTCATCCCGCCGTCGCTGACGATGAAGAACCCGAGCTCCCCGTTCGCCGCCTCGGTCGCGACGTAGGCCTCGCCCACGGGCGGGTTGACGCCGTGCATGATCAGCTTGAAGTGCCCGACGAGCCCCTCGATCGATTCATAGGTCTGCTTCTTCGGCGGAAGGATGATCCGCGGGTGCTCGACATTGACCGGCCCGGACGGCATCTTGTCGAGGGCCTGCTCCACGATCCGGCAGCTCTGCCGTATCTCCTCGAAGCGGACCATCACTCTGTCGTAGGTGTCCCCTTGGTGCCCGCTCGGGATCTCGAAGTCGAAGCTGTCGTAGTGGTCGTACGGGTGCCGCTTGCGCAGATCGTACTCGTACCCCGTCGCGCGCAGGCAGGGCCCCGTGAATCCGAAGCTGATCGCCTCCTCGGCGTCGATCACTCCGATCCCGACCGTCCGATCGATGAAGATCTTGTTGCGGGCGATGAGCTTCAGGGTGTCGCCGACAGCCTTCGGCACCTCCTTGAGAACCGCGCGGACCGCCTCCTCGAAGTCCGGGGTGATGTCGGCCCAGAGCCCGCCGATCCGGGTGTAGGAAGTCGTGAGCCTCGCTCCGGTCAGGCTCTCGATCACGTTGTAGATCCGCTCGCGGAGGTTGAACAGGTACCAGTAGTTCGTGAGCGCTCCCAGATCGACCAGATTCGCCGCGTTGCAGACGAGGTGATCCATGATGCGCGACAGCTCGGTGATGATGACCCGGATGAACTTGCAGCGATCGGTGACCTCGATCCCGCAGAGCGCCTCGACGGCGCGCGAGTAGGCCACGTTGTTGATGAGACAGGAACAGTAGTTCAGCCTGTCGGTGTATGGAATGACCTGGTTGTACTCGTGCGTCTCGGCGGACTTCTCGAAGCCGCGGTGGAGGTAGCCGATCTCGGGGATGCAGTAGCGGACCGTCTCCCCCTCGAGCTCGACCAGGTTGCGCAGGGTCCCGTGGGCCGCCGGATGGCTCGGGCCCAGGTTGAGGATCATCGCATCGGCCTGTCCGCCCCGGGGCGTCGGGTCCCGCCTCCTGCGGCGCTCCAGCTCATCCTCCAGGTCATCTACTTCGCTCAGCCACTGCCCCTTGTAGATGTCGTAGTCCCTGCGGAGGGGATGGCCCACGAACTCCTTGTGATTCAGGATCCGCTTCAGGTTGGGGTGATCGCGGAAGACGACGCCGTACTGGTCGTAGGCTTCCCTCTCGGTCCAGTCGGCGTTCTTGTAGATCCCCGTGGCCGTCTCGATCCAGCAGTCCTCTTCGGGAACGGGGCTCTTGATGGCGAGACGCTCCCCGCGCTCGAGGGAGTGGAGCAGATAGACCACGTCGAACCGGTCTCCGTCGCGGAGCTCGCCGCAGTCCACGACGGTGAGGTCGGTCAGCATGTCGAACCGGTAGGAGGGCTCGTCCCGCAGAAAGCGAAGGGCCTCCGTGATCGCCCCGCGGGCGAGCCGCACGACCGGCATGCCGACCATCGACTCCCGGCCGAGGATCGCCGCGCCGAGTCTCGCATGGAGGGGAGCGAGGTCGATTTCCCGGATCTCCTGGTCCACCGCGCGTCGCGTCTCCATGGTCCCCTAGCGCGGCGCCGGATTGCGCTCGATCTTCTTCTGGATCTCGAGCAGCGCCTGGAGGATCGCCTCGGGCCTTGGCGGGCAGCCCGCGATGTAGAAGTCGACGGGGATCACCTTGTCGATTCCCTGAAGCGTGCAGTAGTTGTCGTAGAAGCCTCCCGAGGAGGCGCAGACTCCCATGGCGACGACCCACTTCGGCTCGCACATCTGCTCGTAGATCCGCCGCAGGATCGGCGCCTGTTTGTAGGTCACCGTTCCGGCGACGAGGAGCAGGTCC containing:
- a CDS encoding NADH-quinone oxidoreductase subunit D, whose translation is MPVVRLARGAITEALRFLRDEPSYRFDMLTDLTVVDCGELRDGDRFDVVYLLHSLERGERLAIKSPVPEEDCWIETATGIYKNADWTEREAYDQYGVVFRDHPNLKRILNHKEFVGHPLRRDYDIYKGQWLSEVDDLEDELERRRRRDPTPRGGQADAMILNLGPSHPAAHGTLRNLVELEGETVRYCIPEIGYLHRGFEKSAETHEYNQVIPYTDRLNYCSCLINNVAYSRAVEALCGIEVTDRCKFIRVIITELSRIMDHLVCNAANLVDLGALTNYWYLFNLRERIYNVIESLTGARLTTSYTRIGGLWADITPDFEEAVRAVLKEVPKAVGDTLKLIARNKIFIDRTVGIGVIDAEEAISFGFTGPCLRATGYEYDLRKRHPYDHYDSFDFEIPSGHQGDTYDRVMVRFEEIRQSCRIVEQALDKMPSGPVNVEHPRIILPPKKQTYESIEGLVGHFKLIMHGVNPPVGEAYVATEAANGELGFFIVSDGGMKPYKCKVRPPCFHIYSALPRLVEGGMVADVVAILGSLNIIAGELDR